A window of the Phycicoccus sp. M110.8 genome harbors these coding sequences:
- a CDS encoding ABC transporter ATP-binding protein → MTTTPAPTAPPRTTTGPAVAVAGLTKSYGDNDVLRGVDLTVPAGTVFALLGSNGAGKTTLVRILSTLLAADGGTAAVEGHDVATTPALVRASISLTGQFAAVDEVLTGRENLVLIAQLRRERDPGRVADELLAQFDLVEAGSRQAATYSGGMRRRLDIAMSLIGDPAVLFLDEPTTGLDPQSRLEVWDTVRELADRGTTVVLTTQYLDEAEQLADRIAVLHEGRIIADDTLAELKALLPPVEVEYVEKQPSLEDVFLAITGHDRTTAPATAPATASAAAAASATATATATTPTPDQPTAKDAR, encoded by the coding sequence ATGACCACCACACCAGCGCCCACGGCGCCCCCACGAACCACCACCGGACCGGCTGTCGCCGTCGCCGGCCTCACGAAGTCGTACGGCGACAACGACGTCCTGCGCGGTGTCGACCTGACCGTTCCCGCCGGCACCGTGTTCGCCCTCCTGGGCTCCAACGGGGCGGGCAAGACGACACTCGTCCGCATCCTGTCGACGCTGCTCGCGGCCGACGGGGGCACGGCAGCCGTCGAGGGCCACGACGTCGCGACGACGCCCGCGCTGGTCCGCGCGTCCATCAGCCTCACCGGGCAGTTCGCGGCGGTGGACGAGGTGCTGACCGGCCGGGAGAACCTGGTGCTCATCGCCCAGCTCCGCCGCGAGCGCGACCCCGGCCGGGTCGCCGACGAGCTGCTGGCGCAGTTCGACCTCGTCGAGGCCGGGAGCCGGCAGGCGGCGACCTACTCCGGAGGCATGCGGCGCCGGCTCGACATCGCCATGAGCCTCATCGGCGACCCGGCCGTGCTCTTCCTCGACGAGCCGACGACCGGCCTGGACCCGCAGTCGCGCCTCGAGGTATGGGACACCGTGCGCGAGCTCGCGGACCGCGGCACCACCGTCGTGCTGACCACGCAGTACCTCGACGAGGCCGAGCAGCTCGCCGACCGGATCGCCGTCCTGCACGAGGGCCGGATCATCGCCGACGACACGCTCGCCGAGCTCAAGGCACTGCTGCCACCCGTCGAGGTCGAGTACGTCGAGAAGCAGCCGTCCCTCGAGGACGTGTTCCTCGCGATCACCGGCCACGACCGCACCACCGCCCCGGCCACCGCCCCGGCCACCGCCTCTGCCGCAGCCGCCGCCTCAGCCACAGCCACAGCCACGGCCACCACCCCCACCCCCGACCAGCCGACCGCGAAGGACGCCCGATGA
- a CDS encoding phage tail protein, with amino-acid sequence MTYTVDFQDVSTTGLETSPVAEALAGLRANEARYFRNKYDHVFTVEPADDATDVVDRVHAILLKERDLVIAARPLEATAFEVDGIHWSYVFYEDGLAINVLYTLEDSGKRAVGFKLSDGMEVPEELADKFKFARQKSKLAGTIRGSFFVIKGTYDV; translated from the coding sequence ATGACCTACACCGTCGACTTCCAGGACGTCTCCACCACCGGGCTGGAGACCTCGCCCGTCGCCGAGGCCCTCGCCGGGCTCCGGGCCAACGAGGCCCGCTACTTCAGGAACAAGTACGACCACGTGTTCACGGTCGAGCCCGCCGACGATGCGACCGACGTCGTCGACCGGGTGCACGCCATCCTGCTCAAGGAGCGCGACCTGGTCATCGCGGCCCGGCCGCTCGAGGCGACCGCCTTCGAGGTCGACGGGATCCACTGGTCCTACGTCTTCTACGAGGACGGCCTCGCCATCAACGTCCTGTACACGCTCGAGGACAGCGGCAAGCGCGCCGTCGGCTTCAAGCTGTCCGACGGCATGGAGGTGCCCGAGGAGCTCGCGGACAAGTTCAAGTTCGCCCGGCAGAAGTCCAAGCTGGCCGGCACCATCCGCGGGTCCTTCTTCGTCATCAAGGGCACCTACGACGTCTGA
- a CDS encoding ATP-dependent helicase — MAADVLDRFSPATRAWFTGSFSEPTRAQAGAWEAISSGQHALVVAPTGSGKTLSAFLWALDRLASEPKPEERIRRCRVLYVSPMKALAVDVERNLRSPLVGIGHAATRLGLTPPDITVSVRSGDTPANERRAFARTPTDVLITTPESLFLMLTSQAREALAGVETVILDEVHAVAGTKRGAHLALSLERLDALLERPAQRIGLSATVEPVDEVARYLAGGRPVEVVRPESTKEWELDVVVPIADMSQLGEVIEDDLSGPAAGAERRASIWPHVEERIVDLVSSHRSTLVFANSRRLAERLTSRLNEIWEDRLETMAELREKSAGTATDGGNAGTTEDGGGRTGAARHTGASRTPAQVMAQAGASAGAPPVLARAHHGSVSKEHRQLIEEDLKAGRLPAVVATSSLELGIDMGAVDLVVQVESPPSVASGLQRVGRAGHQVGAVSRGVLFPKFRGDLVQTAVVVERMRAGAIESLRIPANPVDVLAQQIVAMCALDEWTVDDLEKVVRRATPFASLPRSILESVLDMLSGRYPSDEFAELRPRIVWDRVTGTLTGRPGAQRLAVTSGGTIPDRGLYAVFLASAEGAGRRVGELDEEMVYESRVGDVFTLGTSTWRIEDITHDRVLVTPAPGLPGKLPFWKGDQQGRPAELGRAVGAFVREVVGLSPAKARARVEKAGLDEWAADNLLAYLAEQKEATRHVPDDRTIVVERFRDEIGDWRVAVHSPFGGQVHAPWALCVSARMRERFGVDVQAMHGDDGIVFRLPDLEFEDEPADGGAGRTGRSRGVGAELLELVTLDPEDVHDLVTAEIGGSALFAARFRECASRALLLPRRRPDRRQPLWQQRQRAAQLLEVASQYASFPIVLETVRECVQDVFDVPGLEALMRSVASREVTLVDVESRQPSPFARSLMFGYVAQFLYEGDSPLAEKRAAALALDPSLLAELLGRGEGLSLRDLLDPEQVTRTESELQRLVPERACRDAEDVADLLRVLGPLPLAAIQQRSREGLSHTEIGSWLVDLEGARRVIRVRVAGEERWSAIEDAGRLRDALGASLPVGVPQAFLEPVPDPLGDLVARYARTHGPFPAADVAAWWGVGPAVALDALRRLVSSGRLVEGELLPVENGGGRHGMDYCDAEVLRMLRRRSLAALRAEVEPVDAVELARFLPSWQGVGGGLRGRDGLVRAIEQLAGAVLPASALETLVLPARVVDYSPALLDELTSSGEVVWRGHGSLPGDDGWVSLHLADTAHLTLAPPEDRVLTDGERSVLEALSGGGAYFFRTLSDAAGSTDDEQLLTDLWSLVWSGHVTGDTFAPVRALLSGGRTAHRRTTSAPRATRYAGRRGALGSLSGGRSLGRPSLPTRSGPPTGAGRWSLLPEVEADATVRAYATAEVLLDRYGVVTRGSVVAEDVPGGFAGVYRVLAAAEESGRVRRGYFVETLGAAQFSTTGAVDRLRAGARQAGDDPESGSRAAVVLAATDPANAWGAALPWPDRPGHGAADEDEPTGGRRKGGSGDAATGSDGSVGGKRGHQPGRKAGSLVVLVDGDLVLYVERGGKTLLSWTDDDSRLQAAADALALAVREGALGRLTVEKADGGMLLGSEHPLVQALANAGFHATPRGLRLRR, encoded by the coding sequence ATGGCAGCAGACGTGCTCGACCGCTTCTCCCCCGCCACCCGCGCGTGGTTCACGGGGTCCTTCAGCGAGCCCACCCGGGCCCAGGCCGGCGCCTGGGAGGCGATCAGCTCCGGCCAGCACGCGCTGGTCGTCGCCCCCACCGGCTCCGGCAAGACGCTGTCGGCCTTCCTCTGGGCGCTCGACCGGCTCGCGAGCGAGCCGAAGCCCGAGGAGAGGATCAGGCGCTGCCGGGTCCTCTACGTCTCCCCGATGAAGGCGCTGGCCGTCGACGTCGAGCGCAACCTGCGCTCCCCCCTGGTCGGCATCGGCCATGCCGCCACCCGGCTCGGCCTCACGCCGCCTGACATCACGGTGTCGGTGCGCTCGGGCGACACCCCCGCCAACGAGCGGCGCGCCTTCGCCCGCACGCCGACCGACGTCCTCATCACGACGCCCGAGTCGCTGTTCCTCATGCTCACCTCGCAGGCACGCGAGGCCCTGGCGGGCGTCGAGACCGTCATCCTCGACGAGGTCCACGCGGTCGCCGGCACCAAGCGCGGCGCCCACCTCGCCCTGTCACTCGAGCGCCTCGACGCGCTGCTCGAGCGACCGGCACAGCGGATCGGCCTGTCCGCGACCGTCGAGCCCGTCGACGAGGTCGCGCGCTACCTCGCCGGCGGCCGGCCCGTGGAGGTGGTCCGGCCCGAGTCCACCAAGGAGTGGGAGCTCGACGTCGTCGTCCCCATCGCCGACATGAGCCAGCTCGGGGAGGTCATCGAGGACGACCTGTCCGGTCCGGCGGCCGGGGCCGAGCGCCGCGCCTCGATCTGGCCCCACGTCGAGGAGCGCATCGTCGACCTCGTCTCCTCCCACCGGTCCACCCTCGTCTTCGCCAACTCCCGACGGCTGGCCGAGCGGCTCACCTCCCGGCTCAACGAGATCTGGGAGGACCGGCTCGAGACCATGGCCGAGCTCCGGGAGAAGTCCGCCGGCACGGCGACCGACGGCGGCAACGCGGGGACGACGGAGGATGGCGGCGGCCGCACAGGAGCCGCACGGCACACCGGGGCGTCGCGCACCCCCGCCCAGGTGATGGCGCAGGCGGGGGCCTCCGCCGGCGCTCCCCCGGTGCTCGCGCGGGCCCACCACGGCTCGGTCAGCAAGGAACACCGCCAGCTCATCGAGGAGGACCTCAAGGCCGGGCGGCTGCCGGCGGTGGTCGCCACGTCCAGCCTCGAGCTGGGCATCGACATGGGCGCGGTCGACCTCGTCGTCCAGGTCGAGTCACCGCCGTCCGTGGCCTCAGGGCTCCAGCGGGTCGGGCGCGCGGGTCACCAGGTCGGCGCGGTCTCCCGGGGCGTGTTGTTCCCGAAGTTCCGCGGCGACCTGGTGCAGACGGCGGTCGTCGTCGAGCGGATGCGCGCCGGCGCGATCGAGTCGCTGCGCATCCCCGCCAACCCGGTCGACGTCCTCGCCCAGCAGATCGTGGCGATGTGCGCGCTCGACGAGTGGACCGTCGACGACCTCGAGAAGGTCGTCCGGCGAGCCACGCCGTTCGCGAGCCTGCCCCGCTCGATCCTCGAGTCCGTGCTCGACATGCTGTCGGGGCGCTACCCCAGCGACGAGTTCGCCGAGCTGCGCCCGCGCATCGTCTGGGACCGCGTCACCGGCACCCTCACCGGGCGGCCGGGCGCCCAGCGGCTCGCCGTCACCTCGGGCGGCACCATCCCCGACCGCGGCCTGTATGCCGTGTTCCTCGCCTCCGCCGAGGGCGCCGGCCGCCGGGTCGGCGAGCTCGACGAGGAGATGGTCTACGAGTCGCGCGTCGGCGACGTCTTCACGCTCGGCACCTCCACGTGGCGGATCGAGGACATCACGCACGACCGGGTGCTCGTGACGCCCGCGCCCGGGCTGCCCGGCAAGCTCCCGTTCTGGAAGGGCGACCAGCAGGGGCGGCCGGCCGAGCTGGGCAGGGCGGTCGGCGCCTTCGTCCGCGAGGTGGTCGGGCTCTCCCCCGCCAAGGCGCGGGCCCGGGTCGAGAAGGCCGGCCTCGACGAGTGGGCGGCCGACAACCTGCTCGCCTACCTCGCCGAGCAGAAGGAGGCCACGCGCCACGTGCCCGACGACCGCACGATCGTCGTCGAGCGCTTCCGCGACGAGATCGGCGACTGGCGCGTCGCGGTGCACAGCCCGTTCGGCGGCCAGGTCCACGCCCCGTGGGCGCTGTGCGTGTCGGCGCGGATGCGCGAGCGGTTCGGGGTCGACGTGCAGGCGATGCACGGCGACGACGGCATCGTCTTCCGCCTGCCCGACCTCGAGTTCGAGGACGAGCCGGCCGACGGTGGCGCCGGCCGGACGGGCCGGTCCCGCGGCGTCGGCGCCGAGCTGCTCGAGCTCGTCACCCTCGACCCCGAGGACGTCCACGACCTCGTGACGGCCGAGATCGGCGGGTCGGCCCTGTTCGCGGCGCGGTTCCGCGAGTGCGCGTCCCGGGCGCTGCTGCTCCCGCGCCGACGGCCCGACCGCCGGCAGCCGTTGTGGCAGCAGCGGCAGCGCGCGGCCCAGCTGCTCGAGGTCGCCTCGCAGTACGCCTCCTTCCCGATCGTGCTGGAGACCGTCCGCGAGTGCGTCCAGGACGTGTTCGACGTGCCGGGCCTCGAGGCGCTGATGCGTTCGGTGGCCTCGCGCGAGGTCACGCTGGTGGACGTCGAGTCGCGGCAGCCGTCACCGTTCGCGCGGTCGCTGATGTTCGGGTACGTCGCCCAGTTCCTCTACGAGGGCGACTCCCCGCTCGCCGAGAAGCGCGCCGCGGCCCTCGCCCTCGACCCGTCCCTGCTGGCCGAGCTGCTCGGCCGTGGCGAGGGCCTGTCGCTGCGTGACCTCCTCGACCCCGAGCAGGTCACGCGCACCGAGTCCGAGCTGCAGCGGCTCGTGCCCGAGCGCGCCTGCCGCGACGCCGAGGACGTCGCGGACCTGCTGCGCGTGCTCGGCCCCCTGCCACTGGCTGCGATTCAGCAGAGGTCGCGAGAAGGCCTGTCCCACACCGAGATCGGCTCGTGGCTCGTCGACCTCGAGGGCGCCCGCCGCGTCATCAGGGTCCGCGTCGCCGGCGAGGAGCGCTGGTCGGCGATAGAGGACGCCGGTCGCCTGCGCGACGCCCTCGGCGCCTCGCTGCCGGTCGGTGTGCCCCAGGCCTTCCTCGAGCCCGTGCCCGACCCCCTCGGCGACCTCGTCGCCAGGTACGCCCGCACCCACGGCCCCTTCCCCGCCGCCGACGTCGCCGCGTGGTGGGGCGTCGGACCGGCCGTCGCCCTCGACGCGCTCCGGCGGCTGGTGTCCTCCGGTCGGCTGGTCGAGGGAGAGCTGCTGCCGGTCGAGAACGGCGGCGGCCGCCACGGCATGGACTACTGCGACGCCGAGGTGCTGCGGATGCTGCGCCGCCGCTCGCTCGCCGCGCTGCGGGCCGAGGTCGAGCCGGTCGACGCGGTCGAGCTGGCCCGGTTCCTGCCCAGCTGGCAGGGCGTCGGCGGTGGCCTGCGCGGCCGTGACGGGCTCGTGCGGGCGATCGAGCAGCTCGCCGGAGCCGTCCTGCCGGCCAGCGCGCTCGAGACGCTGGTGCTGCCTGCGCGGGTCGTCGACTACTCCCCCGCCCTGCTCGACGAGCTGACGTCCAGCGGCGAGGTCGTGTGGCGTGGCCACGGGTCTCTGCCCGGCGACGACGGCTGGGTGTCGCTGCACCTGGCCGACACCGCACACCTCACGCTCGCCCCGCCCGAGGACCGTGTCCTCACCGACGGCGAGCGGTCCGTCCTCGAGGCCCTCTCCGGCGGGGGTGCGTACTTCTTCCGGACCCTGTCCGACGCGGCCGGCAGCACCGACGACGAGCAGCTGCTCACCGACCTGTGGTCGCTCGTCTGGTCCGGCCACGTCACCGGCGACACGTTCGCCCCCGTGCGGGCGCTGCTCAGCGGCGGGCGCACGGCCCACCGCCGCACCACCTCCGCCCCACGGGCCACCCGGTATGCCGGTCGGCGCGGGGCGCTCGGCAGCCTCTCGGGCGGGCGGTCGCTCGGACGGCCGTCCCTGCCGACCCGGAGCGGGCCTCCCACGGGTGCGGGCCGCTGGTCGCTGCTGCCCGAGGTCGAGGCCGACGCCACCGTGCGCGCCTACGCCACCGCAGAGGTGCTGCTCGACCGCTACGGCGTCGTGACCCGCGGGTCGGTCGTCGCCGAGGACGTGCCCGGCGGCTTCGCGGGTGTCTACCGCGTGCTGGCCGCGGCCGAGGAGTCGGGCCGGGTCCGTCGCGGGTACTTCGTCGAGACCCTGGGGGCCGCGCAGTTCTCCACCACAGGAGCCGTCGACCGGCTGCGGGCGGGCGCCCGACAGGCCGGCGACGACCCCGAGTCCGGCAGCCGCGCCGCCGTCGTGCTCGCCGCGACCGACCCGGCCAACGCCTGGGGCGCGGCCCTGCCGTGGCCGGACCGCCCCGGCCACGGCGCAGCGGACGAGGACGAGCCGACGGGCGGCAGGCGCAAGGGTGGGTCCGGCGATGCCGCCACCGGCTCCGACGGCAGCGTGGGCGGGAAGCGCGGCCACCAGCCGGGCCGCAAGGCGGGGTCGCTGGTCGTCCTCGTCGACGGCGACCTGGTCCTCTACGTCGAGCGCGGGGGCAAGACCCTGCTCTCGTGGACCGACGACGACTCCCGGCTGCAGGCGGCCGCCGACGCGCTGGCGCTCGCCGTGCGC